The window GAAagcccagaggaagaagagctcTTTAGACAAGGAGAATGTATATTAATTTGTTCATAATAAGATACAGTTTAGAAAGCACATTAACTGTAATGCCGAGGagattatttaaaagtatgtatgGACTCCTCATACCCGTCAGGTGTCTGGAACGAGAAATtaccttatttctttatttcacagAGTCCATACTTTGAACAGTTTTATCGATCATGcaatattaagtgaagtaatttgttttctcatttttaatgaaacGGGGAATGTATCTTAATAAAAAAACTGCTGGTCGGGGCCGTAGGTCAAGATGATTGTAAGTGGTCTTACAATGAACTGATATAATTTCTATCTGAAAGCAAAGAATCACAGGTTCTTATGTAGCCTCAGCAGCCTTCTCTGGGGTACATGTACAATTTCCAGTGGGCCTTTTGAAATCTGGAAATACTGTGGAGGGTCCAAGGTGGCCCAGGTCAGGAACCCAGTGCTATAGTGTGGTCCTCCTGATCGTAGCTCTTTGTTGTCCCCGATTCCAGTGAACAAGGGGAGAAGGGTCGCCTTCAGCTCCACATCGTTGCTGAAAATGGCTCCCAATGCTGAGGAGAGGACAACCATACATGAGATGTTTCTTAGCACGCTGGATCCAAAGTAAGTCAGCATGGTGAGACTCCAGGCTGGGAAAGCATGTAAACCTTGGCCTTCTCCAGAGCTGCACTTGGCTTGAACATATTGGGAggtgtttgtaaatattttacttttcagcaGCAAAATCATGGCACTAACAGGGTTTACTCAATCTGTATTTGTACAGGACTATAAGTTTTCAAAGTCGAGTTTTGCCGCCTAATTCGGTGTGGATGGAAAATTCCAAACTGAAGAGCTTGGAAATTTGCCACCCTCAGGTATTAGAATTTAGTGAAAGGTCTTCTAAACAGGGTAACTTGGATTTATGACACTCATCTGAGATTTGACACACTTTTAAACTGACCTCTGTTCTATGGCATTCCTTTGTTCTATAGATTAGGGGTGGTCACAGGCTTGTATTTATTGATACTTATGTCTTCTAGGAGCGGAACATTTTCAATCGGATCTTTGGTGGTTTCCTTATGAGGAAAGCATATGAACTTGGATGGGCTACTGCTTGTAACTTCGGGTGAGTTAGATTTAAGGTAATTGTAACTTCTGAGAAGCCGTTTATATGACCTGACTCAGTGAAGCATTTTGGACTAGTCTGGATGTGTTTgggaatatattatatttttgaataaatgccACGCTGATACCAGCTGGGTTTGGTCTTCATTTTAGAAGGCTCTTGCTCTGGTTTTGTAAGTTAGTGCATCAAAGACCTACTGAGAAAAGGAGGTGATGATATGCAGAAGGGGAAAGATGCAGTGATTTTTGGCACTGATGTGGTCACAATGGCATCTCTTACCGTTTCTCATTGGCATGATTATCTCCTCCTTCTCTAGGTTTATGCTTTGATCATTTAAATTTTGCTTCAGCTGATTGTTAGGGAAGGACTAGACATCATCTGAATTTTGCCCTTGACCCCAGCGATGCTGTCTTTCCCCGATAGTGGTTCCCGACCGTTTGTCGTAGCCGTGGATGATATCATGTTTCAGAAACCTGTTGAGGTTGGGTCATTGCTGTTCCTTTCTTCACAGGTAGGTGTGCGGTGAGAGATGAAATACAATTTTGTATCGTTGGGGCCTAGGAAAGAAGTTCTTATATTCTTAAGTCACTGTTTCTCTTCTGAttgttttcttcccccttttcgGTGTGACTAACCATCATGTTTGAAATCTTAGGTTTGCTTTACTCAGGAGAATTACATTCAAGTCAGAGTCCACAGTGAAGTGGCCTCTCTTCAGGATAAAGAGCACATGACCACCAACGTCTTTCATTTCACATTCATGTCAGAGAAGGAAGTGCCCTTGGTTTTCCCCAGAACATACGGAGGTAAGCAGCAATGGCTGCTTGTCCCTAAGGAGGGAAAcatttaaagatgtttttctccttttaaattgtTGTGGGAAGTACTCTGATGCCCATCAGCCCGAGAGTGTATCTTTAGGGGATTGTGCTTTAGAGGTTCTGTGGCCCTGAAGGCCTGGATGCCCTGTGGCCCTCAGGTGCCCATTGCTGCTTTGCCCACCTGGCTGTTGTCTGAAGGGCTGGTGTCAGCTACAAGCAGCCACTGGTGGTCAGGACTGGCCCAACcaaagggaaggggcaggagttgAGGCTCACTCCCTTGGGGACATTGTGTGTTCCCTGGCGCAGTGGGGCATGCCTGGCGCTGGTTTTGCATTCTCGTTGCCGTTCTGGTATTCCCAAGTAGTTTTGTGTTTGTGCACTGATTTTCTAAGGTGCTATAGGTTTATCCAGGGCCCTCTCTCCTGTGTTCCAGAGTCCATGTTGTATTTAGATGGGCAGCGGCATTTCAACTCCATGAGTGTACCAGTGACCTTGAACAAGGAATACCTCGTGGAGCCCTAGGAAGACTACACTTGTTGGAGACCAGCGCCCTGCAGTGACACAATGCCTGATGGAGGCCTGAGCAAGTGTATTGGTTTTAGTATTTATTCTCATCCTCCATAGAGAAGAATGTATTTAGCTTTTAGGATGACCAGAAAAGCGGAACGAAGAGAATGGCTGGGTggggcagaaggagaaagagttAAACAATAAATACTTTCAAGACAATTTAAATTGAGAACCTACTGTGTTGCCTCCTGTCTGCTAAGGAAATTAAGACAGAATGCCTTTTTACACAATTGGAAACATTCTTTTCTTATGCATACTGCAACTGTCAGTCTACAGTTTCCTGCCAGGGCATTTGAGGGGCATCCTTTAAACCTGACCTTTGCAGCAGTTCCCCTGTATTGAAATCCCATCACCCTACATGATTCctttatatttttgcctccttctgTTTCCCAGCTTTTGTTGTTAGCAGAGGGTAGATGAAAAGTTGGGGTGAAGGGATTTGATGAAAGATAACAGCACTTGTGAAGATTTGTGGGAAGCTTCAGATCTTAAAAGTATCCCAAGAGGAGGTGTTCACAGATGGCCTAGGTGAGGAGAAGCAGCCCAGTGCTCGTTGTTCATTCACCGCACAGCTCTGCAGCACACTCTGCTAGGGGCTGGGCGGTGCGTGTCTGATGAGCACGATGCAGAGCCACGGCAGGAACGGCTGCTTCTGCTTACGGAGCACTTGCCGTGTGCTAGGTGGGCGCTCTCCTGGGCATGTGACATGTATTAGCCCATTAAGTTTTTCCACCAACACTCTGAGCAGGTTCTGTAATCTGCTCAGAGGGTTTGGCCACTCAGGAAGCTGAAGCacggagaggttaagtaacttgcttcaACTCCCACAGCTAGTAGGTCGTGGCACTGGGATTCAGAACCAGCTAGTGTGGGGCCCGGGTACTGCTTTCTGGGACTATAGCAAGGGGAGCCAGGCCCAGTATCACAGTGCCACCCAGGATCCCCAAGGGATTCTCAGGAGTCTGCAGCCGAGACACAGTGTCTTCTTTGATGGGACGGTAAGTTGACCAAGTTCAGAAGAGAAGAAACCCAGGTCGCAGAGAGGAAAAAAGTCATCTCCATAAAGGTATTATTTCCAGGAAGGAAACAGTCTTGAGTGAGTGTGGGTTCTAGATCAGCGGTCACAAACTTGGCTCTGCCTCAGAATTGGccagaatacttttttaaaaaaattcttactaatttaatgtttattgaaatCACAGTTAACATGAATAAGCACTTCCGGTGGAAGCAGTCATGGAACAAACACAGCTGCTGCGGGGGCGTGCAGTTTGGCTCACGGATGCCAGCATGTGCTGTGTGGTAGTAGCTCGGCACCGGTGCTCGCCTCCCCGCGCCATCCCTACGCCCTCCAGAGCTCCACCTGGCCTTCAGGCCGGCATTTTGCAGATCTGCCTGTAAGCCGGTGGGGACCCTGAGGTGGCTAACTGGAAAGGACGGGCCCTGGAGAGTTGTGTGAATGTGTTAAGTGGAGTTCAGTTAAGcgacctactgtgtgctggtgTGCACTGTGCATTTAGCCGTTTATTGCTGTACACTGAACCTTTTGCTTGAACTTTTCTTGCGGTTATAAGAAGTGTTACGGTAAATATCctaaagataaaacatttaatCCTTAAATTATTCCTTCGGAAAATTGTTGAAAAGTGATACTAAATAGTACGCATACATTCAAGGCTTTGAATCTGTATTTCATATAACCCTCCATTCACTTAACACTTCACTTCACATCCACTTAAGCAATTTCCCTGAACTTTGCCATATTTTATCCTTTacttctaaaaacatttttgccatttttataggtGAAAAATGACATTCATTAATTGCCGTTCTTCGAATTCCACTGagattgaactttaaaaaatctctgaTTGTCTTTCTAGTCAAATTACTTGTTTGAGTAATTTTGGGTGTCAGATTTTTAACTCAAAATCTGTTACCTACCAGTGAAAGTTTTTATATGATAAGAACtagagatttttatatttaatataggACTTTAAGAAGATGAGATAATATGAAGCCAACTCCGCAAGATAAACAGTAGATTCTACATGTTTAGTGTTCACTCCCTCTTCGTTAAGGAATAGTGGACTTTTAACCAGTACCAGCACAGCTGCGTATTTACTGTGGAACTCCCTAGTGTGGGTtggacatagttttttttttaattgaagtgtagtctatTTACAGTggtagtttcaggtatacagcaaagcgattcagttatacatatttacatacatacatatatgtattttcaaattattttccattacagctcgttacaagagattgaatatagttccctgtgctatacagtagaaatttgttgtttatctattttaatgtgtatctgttaatcccaaactcctaattcatccctccctgccttctccccctggtaaccacagtttgttttctgttgctgtgagtatttctggtttgtaaataaaatttgtatcttttttttcttaagattccacatataagcgacatcatatgatacttgtctttgtctgacttacttcacttaatacgaTAATCTCTCAGTGGGTTGGAATAGTTTTGTATTGAGTAGTTTGTGCTGACATACCACATTTTACTTCAGGCATTTCTTACCATCTTCTTAGTTTTTGCTTAGGTCTTTCTTCACTGAGCAATCTTTGAGGATGGTGTCTATAAAAGAGTTCGGTTCATGTTAGTACACTTTGCACTGTGTTGTGTGTGCCCGGGTGACACTGTAACCCGAATATGCTACAAGTCTGCCCGTTCCATTTGCTACCTGCATTCTCTGCgatctgctttctctcctctctttgaaCTGAGTCAGTAGCTTGATTCCTGAAGAACTGAGGTTCTCCTTCCACCCCCAGGCCCAGGaagttcaaaaatttttttttctttttggtgagtttgtgtagagaaaaaagcatttcatctttttaaagacaCATTTGATTCTGTGGGGTGGCTGGGTTCATTTGGGAGGTTCTTTGTTCCGTGTGGCATTGGCTGGGGTCCCTCAGGCACCTGTGTTCAATCGGGAGCTCGTCTGGGGCTGGAACATCTGGCACCTCAGCTGGGGTGGCTGGAGTGGGTAGGGGCCAACCAGGCCACTCTAACAGGCTGGTTGGATTTCTTAAATGGTAGCTTATAGGTTCCAAGGACAACCAGTCAGATTCCTAGCTCCTCAATATGTCGCCCTCCTGTCTCTCAAAGCCATTTTTGTGGAGGGAATGATCAGCAGTGTCATGGAATTCACAGAGATGAGCCCTGGGAAAAGGCCACCAGTTTGATGATTGAGAAGTCATTGGTGAGAAAAAAGCAGTTAAAAAGCGATGGTGTCTAGGGCTTGATGGCAAGGGGCTGAGTAATTGCAAGTGCCCAGCTCTCCTGGGTGAATTTCTTGGACACTGGTGAAATGCTCTTTCTTAACCAttctatatgtttatataaaacaatttttatcaGATTTACAAAATgtcttataaacattttattgacaAGTAACATTGGGAAACACTGCATAGGATACCTCTCCTTTGGTGTTCTATAAAAGTGCATATTAGCTTATAAAAGACTCATTGAAATGTAGGGCTGTAAGAACacctgtttaacttttttttttggcggagctggggaggtaattagttttatttatttttagaggaggtactggggattgaacccaggagctcatgcatgctgagcatgtgctctaccgcttgagctgtaccctccctccttgtttaactttttaaatcagCTTTTGTGAAATTTAACTTGATCAtggactttttgttgttgttaatacaTGTGAATAAACCGAACACACTAgaagttttcataatttttacaaAGCCAGAACGATACTCTGTATTCTACTTTGTAACATGAAAAGGCAGGATTATATATTGTCAAAGTATGTATATTGTCAAATCATTATGCCCTTGCTATGAAGAATCAAATAGTAGTattatgtttcttaaaaacagatttaGGACAATATTTTAGATCTGACTGACTCTCCAGCTTGCCAGGGTTGACAGTCTTACTTTTTAACAGGAGTGTACTTGCTTGCTGTCACTGCtgatgttttataaaatgttaactgGTAACAATGCATTTAACTTTACAACAGAttctgaataataatttttaagcatTATGACCCTTTATAGATTAAGAGAGGGAGGTGAAAGGAAGTGCATCTGGAGGATGGTGAAGGTTAGTTTATAAGATATTTGCCTCCATTTTGATACAGAGAATACAAGTTTGTGTTATTCTGTTTCTGTGCAAGAGCCTCAAGCTGAAATCCAGTGCTTTATGCTTTACCATGAAAACATTTGGAAGTAGAGATTCTTTATTTGGTATATAGAACCCCATGGCAACTTGTATGTTAGT is drawn from Camelus ferus isolate YT-003-E chromosome X, BCGSAC_Cfer_1.0, whole genome shotgun sequence and contains these coding sequences:
- the ACOT9 gene encoding acyl-coenzyme A thioesterase 9, mitochondrial isoform X4 — protein: MEERKLLHGFLAESQKGLPPRRMKDSYIEVLLPLGSQPELREKYLTVQNTVRFGRILEDLDSLGVLICYMHTKIHSAKMSPLSIVTALVDKIDMCKKSLSPEQDIKFSGHVCWVGKTSMEVKIQMFQLHGNEFCPVLDATFVMVARDSENKGPAFVNPLVLESPEEEELFRQGELNKGRRVAFSSTSLLKMAPNAEERTTIHEMFLSTLDPKTISFQSRVLPPNSVWMENSKLKSLEICHPQERNIFNRIFGGFLMRKAYELGWATACNFGGSRPFVVAVDDIMFQKPVEVGSLLFLSSQVCFTQENYIQVRVHSEVASLQDKEHMTTNVFHFTFMSEKEVPLVFPRTYGESMLYLDGQRHFNSMSVPVTLNKEYLVEP